In Nitrosospira briensis C-128, a genomic segment contains:
- the flgL gene encoding flagellar hook-associated protein FlgL, producing MRISSNTSYELGIAALNRQQAAQVKALQQISSGQRALTPSENPAAYVRALEVSQADSANMQYAINRQNAAASFGMLEATLGDVTSLLQNAQGLAVYAVNGTLTDSGRSAIATELRGNLEELQGLANRTDGNGQYLFSGFQGATKPFTDTGSGIQYHGDEGLRMIQASSSRQLAVNESGREVFERIPADGGGYQSMFKTLSDLIDVLETPVTDDASKTALANGLSTAQSNLSNALDNVLRVHASVGTRMKEVDTLNNSGEELDIQYKQQLSDLRGVDYAKVISDLTQQQTYLEATQKAFLKVQGLSLFDYIR from the coding sequence ATGCGTATCAGCAGTAATACCAGCTATGAACTCGGCATTGCCGCCCTCAACCGGCAGCAGGCCGCGCAGGTAAAAGCCCTGCAACAGATAAGCAGCGGACAGCGCGCACTGACGCCTTCCGAGAATCCCGCAGCCTATGTCCGGGCGCTTGAAGTATCCCAGGCCGATTCAGCCAATATGCAATACGCAATAAACCGGCAGAACGCCGCCGCCAGTTTCGGGATGCTGGAAGCCACACTCGGAGATGTAACGAGTTTATTGCAGAACGCGCAGGGATTGGCCGTGTATGCGGTTAACGGCACGCTTACCGACAGCGGACGCAGCGCCATCGCAACGGAATTACGCGGGAATCTTGAAGAACTGCAGGGCCTTGCAAATCGCACCGACGGGAACGGGCAATACCTGTTTTCAGGCTTCCAGGGCGCGACCAAGCCATTCACCGACACGGGCAGCGGCATACAATATCACGGTGACGAAGGCCTCCGCATGATCCAGGCCAGCTCATCCCGACAGCTTGCCGTGAACGAATCGGGGCGAGAAGTATTCGAGCGGATTCCGGCCGACGGAGGAGGGTACCAGAGCATGTTCAAGACACTCTCCGATCTGATCGATGTGCTTGAAACCCCCGTGACCGATGACGCCAGCAAGACCGCGCTCGCCAACGGCTTGAGCACCGCCCAAAGCAACCTCTCTAACGCGCTGGACAATGTGCTGCGAGTCCACGCATCGGTAGGCACGCGCATGAAAGAGGTGGATACGCTCAACAACAGCGGCGAGGAGTTGGATATTCAGTACAAACAACAGCTATCCGACCTGCGGGGGGTCGATTACGCCAAGGTCATCAGCGATTTGACCCAGCAGCAGACCTATCTGGAGGCGACGCAGAAAGCATTCTTGAAAGTGCAGGGGTTGTCGCTGTTCGATTATATTCGGTAG
- a CDS encoding ribbon-helix-helix domain-containing protein: MHIEFAHVNEKYIKNSVKNGYYRSEAEAVRDAVRRMREQEEANARACWMPCNRG; the protein is encoded by the coding sequence ATGCACATAGAATTTGCACATGTGAACGAAAAATACATCAAGAACAGCGTAAAGAATGGCTACTACCGCAGCGAAGCGGAAGCTGTCAGGGATGCGGTGCGCAGGATGCGGGAGCAGGAAGAGGCAAACGCACGCGCCTGCTGGATGCCTTGCAACAGGGGGTAG
- a CDS encoding carbonic anhydrase gives MTKPNIKRRQCLLGACGLGLGMALNVGAEAPSSKSIGKEPYPRNVDEALARLKAGNQRFMDDKPLHDRQESSWRSLLVETQKPFATILGCADSRVPPELIFDVGFGELFTIRVAGNVIAEDVVGSLQYAVRHLHTPLIVVLGHEKCGAVSATVEEMINKPTEPEHIGALIQLIKPGLTNLNLKADKETLISSAVEANVRWSLHQLVTLPAAARAMREGRVTHVGGIYELSTGRVRFI, from the coding sequence ATGACAAAGCCGAATATCAAGCGAAGACAATGCCTACTTGGAGCGTGCGGTTTAGGTCTGGGGATGGCCCTTAATGTGGGAGCTGAAGCGCCATCATCTAAATCAATCGGCAAAGAACCTTATCCACGTAATGTCGATGAGGCACTGGCACGATTGAAAGCGGGCAACCAGCGGTTTATGGATGATAAACCACTACATGATCGCCAGGAGTCTTCCTGGCGCAGCCTCCTTGTCGAGACCCAGAAACCATTCGCCACCATTCTGGGTTGCGCCGATTCGCGGGTGCCGCCCGAACTCATCTTCGATGTTGGATTTGGCGAACTTTTCACAATTCGTGTCGCCGGCAATGTTATTGCGGAAGATGTGGTCGGCTCGTTGCAATATGCCGTGCGCCATCTGCACACTCCTTTAATTGTCGTGTTGGGTCATGAAAAATGTGGCGCCGTCTCTGCAACTGTGGAGGAAATGATTAACAAGCCCACTGAACCCGAGCACATCGGTGCGCTGATCCAGTTGATCAAGCCCGGCCTGACCAACCTCAATCTGAAAGCGGACAAGGAGACATTGATCAGTTCCGCGGTGGAAGCAAATGTCCGATGGTCCTTGCATCAACTCGTCACGCTACCCGCAGCGGCGCGGGCTATGCGAGAAGGACGCGTGACCCATGTGGGAGGTATTTATGAATTGAGCACGGGGCGCGTTCGTTTCATATAA
- a CDS encoding DoxX family protein produces MLNQSRFDDIGKLIVRMMVGVLILLHGVHKILNPGSLDSIRNMLVSISLPSLLAYGVYFGEVVGAMMIILGVYSRVGGLLIAGNMLFALALAHRAELFTLTAMGGWALELQGFFLFSGLAIIFFGSGRFALKPD; encoded by the coding sequence ATGCTTAATCAATCCCGTTTTGATGATATAGGTAAGCTGATCGTGCGCATGATGGTCGGCGTCCTGATACTGCTTCATGGTGTACACAAGATTCTGAATCCTGGATCTCTCGACTCAATCCGCAACATGCTCGTATCCATCAGCTTGCCGTCATTGCTGGCCTATGGCGTTTATTTTGGCGAAGTAGTGGGCGCCATGATGATTATCCTTGGTGTCTATTCGCGGGTTGGAGGCTTGCTCATTGCCGGCAATATGCTATTTGCGCTTGCGTTGGCTCATCGCGCCGAACTGTTCACGCTAACAGCAATGGGTGGCTGGGCATTGGAGTTGCAGGGATTTTTCCTTTTTTCAGGGCTTGCAATCATATTTTTTGGCAGCGGCCGGTTCGCCTTGAAACCAGACTAA
- a CDS encoding LysR family transcriptional regulator has product MAPHITLEQWRSLIAVVDAGGYAQAAETLFKSQSAVTYAVQKIESLLGVKAFEIQGRKAILTPTGQMLYRRALALVDEANDLERAAHTLSAGWEAVIHIAAEILFPSRLLLACLERFGQESPRTRVELIESVIGGTSDALLKGEADLAILPQLPPGFLGDLLMRIRLLAVAHADHPLHHHGRELTYRDLRAYRHLVVRDSGAKRDQRAVTVEVDQRWTVGQVATSIQAVCMGYGFAWLPEEHIHEELRTGMLRPLPLREGGTREVPLYLVLANPDFAGPGARRLVEIIRKLVEEEYVSEESKSSVQLYRGLFSK; this is encoded by the coding sequence ATGGCGCCTCATATCACCCTGGAGCAATGGCGATCATTGATCGCGGTCGTGGACGCTGGCGGATACGCCCAAGCGGCGGAAACGCTGTTCAAAAGTCAATCCGCCGTTACCTATGCGGTGCAAAAAATAGAATCCCTGCTTGGGGTGAAGGCGTTCGAGATTCAAGGGCGCAAGGCGATCCTCACGCCGACCGGACAGATGCTCTACCGGCGTGCACTGGCGCTGGTGGATGAGGCAAATGATCTGGAGCGGGCGGCCCACACGCTGTCGGCCGGCTGGGAAGCGGTCATACACATCGCCGCTGAAATCCTCTTTCCCTCTCGCCTGTTATTGGCTTGTCTAGAGCGTTTTGGCCAGGAAAGCCCCCGTACGCGGGTCGAGCTGATCGAATCCGTGATTGGCGGCACTTCGGATGCGCTACTCAAGGGGGAGGCGGATCTGGCGATTCTGCCGCAGCTGCCACCCGGATTTCTTGGCGATCTCTTGATGCGGATACGATTGCTCGCAGTGGCTCATGCCGATCATCCCTTGCATCATCATGGCCGGGAATTGACCTATCGGGACCTGCGCGCCTATCGCCATCTGGTAGTACGGGATTCGGGTGCCAAGCGCGATCAACGTGCGGTAACCGTCGAGGTGGATCAGCGCTGGACGGTGGGTCAGGTCGCCACGTCGATTCAGGCAGTCTGCATGGGATATGGCTTTGCCTGGCTGCCGGAGGAGCATATTCACGAGGAATTGCGAACAGGGATGCTCCGGCCACTGCCGTTGCGGGAAGGTGGGACGCGCGAGGTACCGCTCTACTTGGTTCTGGCCAATCCGGACTTTGCCGGTCCCGGGGCGAGACGTCTGGTGGAGATCATCAGGAAGTTGGTAGAAGAGGAATATGTATCTGAAGAATCAAAATCCTCAGTTCAATTGTACAGAGGTCTTTTCTCGAAATAA